The following proteins come from a genomic window of Salvia hispanica cultivar TCC Black 2014 chromosome 4, UniMelb_Shisp_WGS_1.0, whole genome shotgun sequence:
- the LOC125221169 gene encoding E3 ubiquitin-protein ligase RNF167-like — MAMEATQTGTLVLESQAILWWPWTTEEYQSTATRFNELAEREGTTVEVVPFGTPPMAFSSLLPNVYGLYIRVWAVNNAAASDNHVDSPQDDVLSGFRTRLCDETDQEDEEVCCICLDDLYRGSVTTLECGHEFHPDCIRRWLVRGQNFCPLCKAPTIR; from the coding sequence ATGGCAATGGAAGCTACACAGACAGGGACACTCGTTCTTGAATCCCAAGCGATTCTCTGGTGGCCATGGACCACGGAGGAGTATCAAAGCACCGCGACGAGGTTTAATGAATTAGCCGAACGTGAAGGAACTACCGTTGAGGTCGTGCCTTTTGGCACCCCTCCTATGGCCTTCTCTTCCCTTCTTCCCAATGTCTACGGCTTGTATATCCGTGTGTGGGCCGTCAACAACGCAGCTGCATCCGACAACCACGTAGATTCGCCCCAAGACGACGTTCTCTCCGGTTTCAGGACACGTCTCTGCGACGAAACCGATCAAGAAGACGAAGAAGTTTGTTGCATATGCCTCGATGATCTGTACCGGGGATCGGTGACTACTTTGGAGTGCGGCCACGAGTTTCATCCTGACTGCATAAGGCGGTGGCTCGTCCGCGGCCAGAACTTCTGCCCCCTCTGCAAAGCTCCCACAATCCGGTGA